A part of Brassica rapa cultivar Chiifu-401-42 chromosome A05, CAAS_Brap_v3.01, whole genome shotgun sequence genomic DNA contains:
- the LOC103870502 gene encoding GDSL esterase/lipase At3g09930 codes for MESLKLFISLFLVSFSSWLIGVESDHFQHNNMKRMRPNRLFVFGDSYADTGNIRKSLADSWKMPYGVSFPGKPSGRFSDGRIATDFLARYLRIKSPIPYTWKNYAGKERLLYGMNYAYGGTGVFKTFNNPLPNMTTQIDYFQKVLASGNIYSPSDLHTSLALVSNAGNDYGTFILQKRPMTEFPGFIKKVVDQTEVNLRRIHKLGVKKIAIASLQPLGCLPSKTTSSSFKHCNASDNALVKLHNTLLRRTVAKLNNETKPSTFVILDLYKAFLTVLKNKRAEPGVTRFVNPLKPCCVGITSNDSCSNVDKKGEKKYTICKDPKTSFFWDVFHPTEEGWRSVYSVLRENLKAVLI; via the exons atgGAGTCTCTAAAACTattcatctctctctttctcgtcTCATTCTCTTCTTGGTTAATAG gtGTTGAATCGGACCATTTTCAGCATAACAACATGAAGCGTATGAGACCGAATAGGTTGTTCGTGTTCGGAGATTCATATGCAGATACGGGAAACATAAGGAAGTCCCTAGCCGATTCCTGGAAAATGCCTTACGGCGTCAGTTTTCCTGGAAAGCCCTCCGGTCGTTTCTCCGACGGCCGCATCGCCACCGATTTTCtcg CAAGATACTTGAGGATAAAGTCACCGATTCCGTACACGTGGAAGAATTACGCGGGAAAGGAACGGCTGTTATACGGAATGAATTACGCGTACGGAGGGACAGGAGTGTTCAAGACTTTCAATAATCCATTGCCAAACATGACAACTCAGATTGATTATTTCCAAAAAGTCCTCGCTTCCGGCAACATCTACTCTCCGTCCGACCTCCACACCTCTCTTGCCCTCGTCAGCAACGCTGGCAACGACTACGGCACTTTCATTCTCCAAAAACGTCCCATGACC GAGTTCCCGGGATTCATCAAGAAAGTTGTTGATCAAACCGAAGTAAACTTGAGACGCATCCACAAGTTGGGAGTAAAGAAGATAGCAATAGCTTCACTGCAGCCACTCGGATGTCTCCCTAGCAAAACCACCTCTAGTTCATTCAAACATTGCAACGCATCAGATAACGCATTAGTGAAACTTCACAATACTTTGTTGCGTAGAACCGTGGCGAAGCTCAACAATGAGACCAAACCTTCCACTTTCGTCATTCTTGATCTCTACAAGGCCTTCTTGACTGTCCTCAAGAACAAAAGAGCGGAACCTG GGGTTACGAGGTTTGTGAACCCATTGAAACCGTGTTGTGTCGGGATTACAAGCAATGACTCGTGCTCAAACGTGGACAAGAAGGGTGAGAAGAAGTATACAATTTGCAAAGATCCAAAGACTTCCTTCTTTTGGGATGTCTTTCATCCGACAGAAGAAGGGTGGAGATCCGTTTACTCAGTTTTACGCGAAAACCTCAAAGCCGTTTTGATTTAA